The following DNA comes from Cucumis sativus cultivar 9930 chromosome 7, Cucumber_9930_V3, whole genome shotgun sequence.
GATTCGACATTATACCAACTGTATCATAGGATGAAATAGCCAGTTGATCAGTCTTTCTCTTCTAGCAATGACACCGGtgcttaaaaagaaaaattacccCAGAAGCTCTTCCGCTCTCAAACCACTGCCTGCCAGCAAGTTTCTTTTCCTTAGGTGCAGTAAGAGCTGATTCGGGCATTATCCTGAAAgaagttcaaatttattatcaacaaacaaaattgttgataGGAATGGTATTAGAGAGATATTGAGGTACATTGGTAAACAGTTAAGTAGTTTTTTGGGGAAGATTggttataatttataaatccCGTGGGTAGGGAAGAACTGTAAACAATATTTTGGTGAGGCGATTAGAGCTTGAGAGTGATCGCAAGATTGGGAGGGTCAAGTTGAAACAAGGCTCTtcaataatgaaatgaaaagagactaaagctcaaattttttataagtcAATACATTCAGGTCCCCTATCAAATATCTGACTTCTTTGAAACTGGAAAGATAGAATATAAATATGCTGATCAAATGTCAAGTACAAAacggaagaaaaaaactaggGACCATTAAATCTCGAGACTAGgcaaattacaaaagaaaagctCTATAATTagacaaaaccaaaagaagagaagaatatTTAAAGCCCTTGTTATTAGCCACACAGAGACAGACATAAAAGCTGTCAGCTGCCCCATTTCAATTTCCCCAAAGAATTCCAAAGAACATCCCATCTTTACCTATCGAAAATCCCAAGGTATATCTTAGTCATTAGCTAACGTATTAGGTTGGATTAATAATGAATTTGCCTGGACTAGTGCACAACTTTTTGTAGCCTGGTTGGGATAAGGACTAGTAATAAGTACATATCAAAGCTCTATTGCTAATCATTTAGATTGTTTTATACGTAGTGTGAACCAGAAGTTCAGTAGTTATGCAGGTTTGAAGATTAGtttttgtgattttctttctctcttattCTCAACAACCAGAGCCcttttggtaatttttaagttttttgtAAATAGGACTGTCCCATTCTCCTTGTTTGCATTTGTAAATAGGACTGTCCCATTCTCCTTGTTTTCATTTGTAAAGCTTAGTTACAACTAACCTTAGCGTTTTCTTTTTAGGGCAGGAACGATCCACAAAATTGGGCCTCTGTATGTTAGTGTTGTGCTAAGAACCAAAAGTCTCTTGAGGCATTTTAGGAGTGCCAACCATAAAACATTTAAGGAGCCACTCACAATCTTCACAAGGGGATCCAGCAACAATCAAGATAATAAAAAGGTGGTCCAAGTCCTCTGTTTGGTGCTCCACCAAAAACGCATATAAAGCAGCTTCGAAAGACCTTCATATGCCCTTTCTGCTGCATATTGTTTTGCTCAGAGTTCCCACAGGTATCTGGCAAATAACAACACGCTCTACGAATGACAACACTCTCTCTCCTCCAATAAAGAATCCTGGAGGCATCATAGCCATTTGAGTTTCTTCTCAGAAGAATTAGTCTTCGAAAGACAGACTTAGTAAGGTCCTTGCCATCTACAAACTGCGAGTTATATTGGCACATCTAAAGTTAACACCCTGTGGATTGCCTAAAAAAGTCAAATGAGATCTGCTTATAAAAAACCTCCACGGTTTCCAGTAACCATCATCTGACATCCAGTCCATAGAAGTGAAGCTCCCTCCATTAGAACATTAGACAGAACAATCCACTTCGTTGCCATATCATCGAGATCCACTCCTTCACTACATTAACATTGAGacttgttggtgatatataattaaatttgccttcaaccaccagcttaagcttttggatgaatcgGTGGTTTAATAAGACTCATCCATCCAAGAAAGGTATTGTACAACTTCAACCATATTGTTGGGATAGTCATCAGGTACACTACTAGCAAAACCCGAGACTACTCTAACGGCCTAACCTTTACAAGGACAACAATGGTCGCacttttgttgttgtatatatatattgggtGGGGGGCGGGggagcaaaagaaaaataaataaattacttgGCTCGTTCCAGTGCAATCTCTGCTTCAAATCTTTCCCTCCATGCTAAAAATGTGTCAAGGGTGACAGGTTCTCCATGTGGTACAATTACCTGTGAGATCAAAGAAGCAGAATGTAAATGagttcattcaatttcaaGCAATGTTCAACAGTCaagtattttaaaagatagtCTAACATAGACTAACATATGTCATCGAGTCAAGAATGtaacataaataaacaaattttgaaggatggttctttttttttattcctatGCTATGGGACATTTGGCCTCAGAAGAACATCAGAATTTTCCATCGAGTGAGACTGGAGAGGGACTTTGGGATACAATTAGATTTAATTCCTGTGGGGCATTTGACTTGAGAAGAAAAGTAGAATTTTCCATGGGGTGAGGAGGTCTGTGGGGAACTTTAGGATGCAACAAGATCTAATTCCTCTTCGTGGGCATCTGTTAATACCATCTTTTTAATCTATCAATTGAACCTAATTCTTTTGGATTGGAAGGCATTCCCATAATTGGGTGTGGAGGCTGTTTTgttatagaatttttttatccCCTTATGTATCCTTTCATCTATCTCAATAAAAGCATGGTTtctcattaaaaagaaaaaaaaagaaagaagagaaaaacataaataactAAACTTGTAGTACTCATCAGTCATcccaaatatataataaacaccataataaaaattaaaaacgtAAATCTAGACACAGATGTCATTTCCAGTCCAACAGTATTATTAACTATCAATCACAAAAGTAACTGAAAGTAAATAGAgaatctttatttataaaaaactaataacaGAAGATAAAAATAGAAACCCGTACATCTTCTTTTGCTCTCTCTTCTGCTTCAGCAATCTCAAGACTACTTTCTTGACCAAATCGCTCAGATAGCCACTCTTTAGATGATGTGACAAGTGTGTAGACCATAGCCATACCGAGATTTTCAGAAGCCTGTCCAAATATACTAAGATGTAAATGTCAGATATAGCACATTATCAAGATAACCGTAAGTTCCTCACCATCCAATAGCCAATAATTAGCTTACTAATCATCAGGCAATTTtggtaaataaaaaagggcTATAAGAAACTTGCTGTTTTCTGCTACACTGACAGAAACTTTCACGTGTCATCTTATTTCCCAACCCAATTTTGTGGGCACATTATATacttgatataattattagtttagttGAAAGAATCCTCAAAGTCTAAGGGCataacttgatttttttttctttttattttctgataAGAAATGAAGTTCtcattggaaaagaaaattgaaagaatataaGCATCAATGTTACCGATGTGTGATAgctatttaaattaaagaaaataccTCTTGCTGAagcttttctttcaaaatctttaGATCTTCTCCCGGTATTCCTCTAATACTAAGCAACAAAGCAATAAACccaaaaatcaatatattattatgctaaagaatgaaatattctttttaactcAAATAACCTAGGGTATGTTTGGTAGGCAAAtcagaaataaaaatttgaaaaaaaggggttcaataaaaacaaagtagcagtttatctttttaaatatatgtttggtAGCAGATTTAGAAATTGATCCcaatttaaacaattgttCCAGATGTGTTTGATATAATAcatgtataaattaaaaagaactaattGCAGTTATCCACTAAATATTAGGTTGAGTATAAACTactattaattaagttataattTATGAACATGTCTTCGGTTAAGAATTTTGAATGATATTTTACactatcaaataatttataatgcATTATAACTTAtacaacattttaatttaacaaaaaatgaattgagtttataatatgagcaatattttttaaaatgttttagtacattttaaatataaattttcaaattcaagatTTCGATACaataaaacatagaaaaacattgttttcaaaagttgCAGTATTTGAATCACATActttggaaaaaataaaataaaaaacatatctGCAACTGCATATAGAACctgaaaacataaaagtaaaactGGATTGCCTACCAAACAACCCCCTAATGTGCCGCCAGAACGAGTCTGGGAATCAAAATCCACAACCTAACTAGGCAACTTAGATTAAAtctttatgtttattttgaatcATTGAAGTAAAGGATACTAAGGATTCACCTAAGTATTTACAAGCACAGTATAATTATACAACCTTTTCACATTCAAAAGTGGAGGTTCATCAGGATACTTCTCTGTATGAGAGAAAATCAAACCCAGCTGAACTGCAAAAAAATTGGGCAAGAGCTTACTACCACATAAATTACTGATCCTATATTAGGACGGTAAGAAAGTAGTTAACCTCTATGTATATCTATTAGCAAGGAAACTTAAGTAAGAACAACCTGGCATAATTGTTGATTCATCTGTCTCATCATCCTATTGAAAACAACAAAGGTAATGAACATTAAGATCATAAAGTTCAATAGGTCGACTTTCTTTGGTGACAATCAGCAAGTAAGCAAATAACGCTAAATTATAATAGGTCCTAATCTTTCACAATGAAAATGTCTCCAAAACCACAAAGCAAATTGATAACTATTATATCCAGGGTAGAATGTAATAAGGAAAATATTAACTGCTTCTCACGAATGGCCACCGAAAAAGATTTAccataatatttgaaatattgttcTAAGAACTGCTTCAAGAAATATGAAATGCTCGTTTCAAAAGTTCTAGTTTGAAGTACAACTTAAATTAAACCCAAATTCTTAAGTAACCAAAATAGTAGAACTCAATCCATTTGTACCTATACTAAAGCTAAGCTCTTCACAGCGGAGTAGatatatccaaaattttcaaccattgTGCTCCCCCTATCTTCCTCCCTTctttaaagaggaaaagagagtCGGCACAATTATCATATCCTGTTCATCTCAGAATCCAGCATAGCACTTATCATTAGCACTAAGTAGGATGCTTATTGCTTACCATGCAGAAAAAGTAGAACAATTGGGAAACAGAGACACACATACCTGTGGAGACAGtgttatttgaaaacatctacTAGAAGTGTTTAGGCCACTCTCACTTGAGTGAATTTCTGACATAGAATACAGACAGAAAAGGGCACCTGACAagttaaaagagagaaaaggtaGCGAAGCACTTTGAATTCTAAGAGACAAATGTGTCACAAACCTTTGAACTCGTCCATAAGTATAGCTTCCAATGCTTCAATTTCCATTTCCTGCTCTTGTGCATAGTCTACAAGCCGAATCGAACACCAACTGTTAGAATTTATGGGGACATAATGAAAAGTCCAGACAAAATATAATCCAGTATATAAGCACGGGCACACACATCAATTCATTAGATATTGAAGTATAGGATTGTATGTTATCCAATCACACCCAAAGTATTCAAGTCCTGTAATCTCACATTAATTTGATCACATTAAcatgttcatttttattttgtccaATAAATAGgaataattttgtcaaagcAAAGTATGAAGGCGCTATGCTAATAAAGACCTATATATTCAAGTTCTGTTGGTCTCGTATCATAGGGAAAGTGTAACACGTGCTGGCAATTACACGCACTTCGTCAAAGCAAAATATGAAGGCACAGTACTACAAAGTATATGCTAATTATCGGACTTCAGACTTCTGCTGTCCCCATCGAAATCCCCATACTCTCGCCCAGCCCATTAAGTCTATCGTCAAtgagaaaaaagttttttttttaaaaagcattCTTTCATGAAGACCACATCACAGAACTTTCACGatttgaaaaacattcaaTCTGCAGCTGGTAGAAATCGTTAACATAATCGCAAAGCATAATACTAGCAGTAGCCAGAAAAGTAAATATAGCAAGAACCAATAGACATTTATATGATCAGGTGAAAAATACTAGCAGAAGTCAGAGCTGAAGCACAGACGATAAGAAAGAATCCATATTCAGATAAAGGAAGGATACATAAAACACTTCCAAACTTCCTTAACATTAAGGTGAATCTGAAAGAAGTTGGATAGGGAAAATTGCGTACCAGTCATGGCTGCTATAATTGGATTCCGCTTACACCTCTTCCTGGCGTCGCTAAAATGCAATCACGGTCACTGAGCTAATGGAGACCCCaaaattactaattaaaacaaaaaatcataagTTCTTCAGCTCTTTCCCTATGGGATTTGgtaaagaaaaccaaatatAATGGATTGAGAGGAAAAATTGTGGGAATTTTTTCGAGTTTGAGGGGgaaaagaatggaagaaaagggGGAAATAAAACAGAggaaataaactataaaaaccCTTGTTGCCCTTGTATTTATTTAACCTTTTTCTCGTCtctgtctctctctctttctctctctctctctcgccgaatagttttcatttttgaataaaattttatttactacCCACCCTTTATCACTCTTCACAGAAACCCTCTCTCTTCCCCCACCAAAAGGTTGGTTTTTGATCCGAACTCACATCTCTCTCACACCTGGCTTGGACACCCTTTACACCACATACATAAGCTTCTTCAAAGAAAACCCCATAAACATAAATGGATGTCAACAGAAAAATCATATCAAGAACactgaaaaatattttgcagTAATGTTGAGAAAGACTCTTAAATCTTGGAGCTCGTTGTAGATCTCTGTTTTTCCCTTAAACCCTTTTCTCCTGTTCTTTCAGTGCCGCTTCCAACTGCTCTTCCTTTCCCTTTGAAGCTTAAATTTTGGTGTTTCTCTCTGACGCATGCAAGTATGCATTTCTCTTTAATCTAGTTATTCCCAGGGGTTCCTCTTTGTTAGTGGTGTATGCATTTGTCGGTGAAAGCAAGGTTTTTACGGTTTTAATCACTACTGATTGCGCTTCAAGATGAACAGCTAAGGGGTTGTTCATTTGAGGAATTCTTTCCCCTGGTCTTTGGGTTCTGGGGGGTTTTGGAGATGGGAAGTTCTAGCGAGGCCAAGGGTATAGATTCATCGGTTGGAGGGTTAGTTTGGGTCCGCCGCCGAAATGGGTCGTGGTGGCCGGGCAAGATTTTGGGCCTCGATGAATTGTCGGAGAGTTGTTTGGTTTCTCCGAGATCCGGTACGCCGGTGAAACTTCTAGGTCGCGAAGACGCTAGCATGTAATTGCTTCTTGTTATTGGTTCATTTTAAGTTCTGTTCTTCATTGATTTGGTTTGTGTGGATTGTATTATCTTCTTGTTCCTGGCTCTATCTCGTCATTTCCAATTCCTTTGTGTTTACTGGTTAACCCTTTTCGTTCTGCAAGGTTGCGTATGATGTTTGATGTCCGTGTGGTTCTCACTTGGCTGTTCTTTGAAGCTAAACGTTGACATTTGtggctttttgctttttgtttaACAATGATTGCATAAATTCTTTTTGGTGGCTTATAGCTATTAGCTAGAGATTTGGTCTCTGGAAAGCATGAGTTTTTCCCTTGCAGTTGCATCTACCACTTTTTATGCATCCTGATTTTCCCCTGTTCTCTATGTTTTGAATGTTAGGTGCcttattttgtttctgtttGAGGTTTTTCTCTCTATTGTGACTATATTCTTACTCTTGTTGGTTTAGTGACTGGTACAATCTTGAGAAATCTAAGAGGGTGAAGGCATTCCGATGTGGAGAATATGATGAATGCATTGAGAAGGCAAAGGCTTCTGCAGCGAACTCTTGTAAAAAGGCCGTGAAGTATGCCCGGAGGGAAGATGCTATTCTACATGCTCTTGAGCTTGAGAGTGCCCTTTTAGGCAAGGATCAGTTGGACTTTAGCTACAGGACTCAGAATAATGTTTCAGATGGCGACCATGGTATCTTAGTCAGTGAGTCTTCTCCTGTGTCTGATTCTTGTGAAGAAggggaagaagaggaagaagaagaaaaagaagacgaagaaaaagaagaggaagaggaggaggaagaagaggaagtcgaagaggaagaagaagccaTCATGTCCGATGATGTGAGTAATTCTGAACACGCTTGTCCAAAAAAGAGTAATTCGGAAGATACCTGTCCTAAAAAGAGTAATTCTGAAGTGAGCTCTGATTCAGCCCCAGAAATCTCTCATTCAGACATTCCTTTGGAAGAAACTAATCATGCCAGTTCCTCGAAGGTTCTGTCTGAACACAGGAGGAGAACACCAAATGATTCAGAGGATGATGGAACCGAGGGTGTTAAGCGTATGAGAGGACTTGAAGATTTGGGTATGGGTTCATTGGCAAACGGGAAGTCCCATGCTGGAGTGCAACTTGAAAAAGTTCAGCAAGAGGATGCTTCCCACTGTGATGCGAATACTGGAAACTGTGTGActaatggaaatggaaatccTCCGAAGATTATTCATATGTATTCATCATCCTTGAGAAGAAAGCGATCACCAGTGGCAACTGTGCAggaatttttgaaaaggaaaaatcgcCGTCGGCCATTGACGAAGGTCTTGGAGAGCACAGCAATGGTATCTGTTCCAGTGTTTTGTGATCAGCTCCCTAATACATGTAGTTCTAACCTATGGGGATCATCTGATGGTAAAATCTCTGAATTAGATACTGAGTCGAAGAGAACTAATTCTTTAGCAGTTATCAATAGTTCAGACGGCAATGGCACTGCAGTTTCTTGTGATGATGAAGCCTTTTTAAGTGCATCTGAAGTGTCTCGGATTAACTCTAAGGCAAAGGAAAATGAAGTCTCCAGTATATCTGAGATCTCTGAGAATAAAACTTCGGACAAGCTATTTGATGTGACATTGGTTAAAGAGGAGAAGCACCCTGCTGGTATGATTGAAGTGAacaattatgaatttttaatatatacgTTCTCTTTAGTATGTGTaggttcaaattttatgttctttaactgataaaattatgtttttggCTTATTTACATTTCTGCTACaccttgattttattttacgGATTCTTCTTGCCTCCTGGTTCATGCTGCCTGTGATTTATATGTGGCTGTGGCATCGTTGATAATaccttttttccctttcatgtatcattttagaattaactttttggttcatttgaTGACATTATTATTGGTCCTGATGATAGTTGATAGGTTCAGACAGTGCTTGTTTCTCTTTGAATTACTTTCTGTCAAGGTGTTCTGCTGTGGCATAGATTGGAAAGTTTTTAGGTTGCATTTGGATGATATTGTACTGATTTTTGTTCCCCAACTGTCAGGTTTTTCTCCTACAAATCCCTCTTCTTCATCTGGTAGGTCTACAGTTGGTGCTTTAGGAAAGCAGTCCAGTCGAAGTACTCCAGCTGCATCTTTGGAGAACGAGGGAACAAAGGAACCCGGTTCTTCAATTTCAGCTGCCACTCGTAATGATAATACTAAGCAAAAGATTGAGAGAGGTACTTCAAGGTGGCAATTGAAGGGAAAGAGGAAGTCGAGGCATTTAAGTAACTACAGAAAACAAGATTCAAAAAATTCCTTGGATGTGGATGATGCATCTGATGCATGCTTGGTAGGTAAAGTAGAGTACAACAACGTTGGGAGATCCCCCTCTGCAAATGATTGTAACCTGCTAGCCAAGTCCAAAAAATTTGCTGAAAGTCAGGTGGATGGACTCTCTGAATGGAGTAAGCAAGTATCTTACAGGAAACCAAATGCAAGTGAACTGAAAACTGAGATGAAACAATTGCTTGATGACCCTCTAGTACCTCAAAAATTGCTTCCTTATCGCCAGTCCCGCTTTGCCGTTCATCGATATCAGATGCCAGAATTTTATGTTAGAAATCATGGAGCTAATCCACTATTATATGATGTTGAGCTTGAGGTGAAAGCCAGCTACAGGCCTCAGCATGTTCCATTGGTTTCTCTGATGAGCAAATTGAATGGTAAAGCCATAGTTGGTCATCCTCTCACAGTTGAAATTGTGGAAGATGGGCACTGTGATTCATTATTGACCAGAGCAGATTCTGAACCGGAAGGCAATGAACAATGTTATGTGACAGGCAAGCACACTGCACCTTCAAGAACTCAAGCCAAACAGTCCAAACAGTCACCATCCCAACCTTGTTTCTCACCCTCCAGATCGCCGAGAATGAAGAAATCTGGGCATTTATGTAAAAAGATCCGCAAACTATCATCATTGACTGGAAATCGGCACCAAAATCAGCCAAAACGAATGGTACAGAAGTCTAGTGATCATGTCATCACCTGCATCCCCCTTAAAGTAGTGTTCAGTCGGATAAACGAAGCAGTGAGCGGTTTAGCCAGACCTTCACACCATGCATTAACATGAGGCAACCCATGAATTAGGTTTGTTCTTTGACAGCTTGcttaaattatacaatttgCACAACCTAGTGTCTGTTCAATTAGAATTGCGGTATGCATACAGCAGCATTCAACATTAAGGTAGATTGATAGAATCAACCGTACAAGTTCTTTgacattttgatatttgtagAGAGGAAGTGGTAGGACAGGAGTAGGAAGCATGGTTTCTGTTAGCTCTGTATATATGTAAAAGTAGCGGCAGAGTTGTAAAGATGGTGATTGGAATCATCTGGTGTTTGGTACTATTGTTGACCTCGTTTAGTTAGTTTTTCTTGGTCCAAGAGTGAAATAACTTCCATTCCCATTGTAATGCATGTAAACAATATTGTCACTAATTAATCCTCAGTAAACTTCTAAATTTGTTCTTTAGCTTCCCAATTCTCTGATTCTGTTGGGCACTTAAAACACATTCTAACAGCTTTGTGCATgtgatttttgttcaaatttttcatGAATCTTACCCGAGATCTAGCATAATATGGTAATCGTTAGAAAAGgttcagaaaagaaaagagttttcCATACTAATGACCTATTTTGGAAGGTGCTTCCACTCAACAATTTGTGAGTTCCAATTTCTTCTTGTTATTGCTCTTGCTCCTTTGAGTTTATGTTTTCCCATTCctcactttttgttttctctagCAAGAAGGATGGAGATAGTGAGAGTGAAAGTTGAGAATACAGTTCCAGTTGATGTTCCAccaaccaaaataatatataatcatctcaaataaaaaagtccGTTAATACAATTCCTTGAAGTTTCCTTTTGTTTCTAATAAGAtcatccaaaatttaaaaagtagattTATATTTCAGTAACGTATTCTGAACAAAATAATACAACCTTTGCCGTTTGCtcatgaattaaatttgttgaaaagtAAGAATGcaagttttacttttattacCATCAAACACGGTAGGGTATGCTACCCAATTGCGAAAATTAAGAGGAGATGGAATCAAGACTTTTTCAATGGTCAAAGAGAAATCCTCAAAACTGAAATTATCCATCCAAGTTAGCAATttacaatcaaaattttgcattttttttctgattTCCAGTGGAGATAGTCTACCTATGCTTTAATTGACAAATTGGAGATTACTAGATTCTCTTCTGAATAGGACTAATTTTGAGAGAACGGGGCTAAAACAATTGCAAcaattgatgatttttttactGAAGTACAAGAGTTCGAGCatcatacatttatttatttatttatttttgtaaagatGGTGATTGGAATCATCtgatgtttaaaaaaagaatagaaaagaataacTTAATCTAAAACCCATTATGATTTGAGAAAGTAAGCTATGGTTTTTTAAACCTCTAACAGCCAGCTAATTCTATGACTAACTGCCTTCCCTTCAATTCCCTTGAAGGATGTTTTGCATTGACCCCAGAGGTACACCAATAGCTCTGTAATAAACAATGA
Coding sequences within:
- the LOC101216653 gene encoding RWD domain-containing protein 1 isoform X2 — encoded protein: MEIEALEAILMDEFKEIHSSESGLNTSSRCFQITLSPQDDETDESTIMPVQLGLIFSHTEKYPDEPPLLNVKSIRGIPGEDLKILKEKLQQEASENLGMAMVYTLVTSSKEWLSERFGQESSLEIAEAEERAKEDVIVPHGEPVTLDTFLAWRERFEAEIALERAKIMPESALTAPKEKKLAGRQWFESGRASGKGAAPVTEGSDEDDEEDIDFDEDDFEDDDEEDMLEHYLAEKSDSSSHSSRRP
- the LOC101216653 gene encoding RWD domain-containing protein 1 isoform X1, with the protein product MTDYAQEQEMEIEALEAILMDEFKEIHSSESGLNTSSRCFQITLSPQDDETDESTIMPVQLGLIFSHTEKYPDEPPLLNVKSIRGIPGEDLKILKEKLQQEASENLGMAMVYTLVTSSKEWLSERFGQESSLEIAEAEERAKEDVIVPHGEPVTLDTFLAWRERFEAEIALERAKIMPESALTAPKEKKLAGRQWFESGRASGKGAAPVTEGSDEDDEEDIDFDEDDFEDDDEEDMLEHYLAEKSDSSSHSSRRP
- the LOC101216653 gene encoding RWD domain-containing protein 1 isoform X3; the encoded protein is MMRQMNQQLCQLGLIFSHTEKYPDEPPLLNVKSIRGIPGEDLKILKEKLQQEASENLGMAMVYTLVTSSKEWLSERFGQESSLEIAEAEERAKEDVIVPHGEPVTLDTFLAWRERFEAEIALERAKIMPESALTAPKEKKLAGRQWFESGRASGKGAAPVTEGSDEDDEEDIDFDEDDFEDDDEEDMLEHYLAEKSDSSSHSSRRP
- the LOC101208635 gene encoding uncharacterized protein At1g51745; translated protein: MGSSSEAKGIDSSVGGLVWVRRRNGSWWPGKILGLDELSESCLVSPRSGTPVKLLGREDASIDWYNLEKSKRVKAFRCGEYDECIEKAKASAANSCKKAVKYARREDAILHALELESALLGKDQLDFSYRTQNNVSDGDHGILVSESSPVSDSCEEGEEEEEEEKEDEEKEEEEEEEEEEVEEEEEAIMSDDVSNSEHACPKKSNSEDTCPKKSNSEVSSDSAPEISHSDIPLEETNHASSSKVLSEHRRRTPNDSEDDGTEGVKRMRGLEDLGMGSLANGKSHAGVQLEKVQQEDASHCDANTGNCVTNGNGNPPKIIHMYSSSLRRKRSPVATVQEFLKRKNRRRPLTKVLESTAMVSVPVFCDQLPNTCSSNLWGSSDGKISELDTESKRTNSLAVINSSDGNGTAVSCDDEAFLSASEVSRINSKAKENEVSSISEISENKTSDKLFDVTLVKEEKHPAGFSPTNPSSSSGRSTVGALGKQSSRSTPAASLENEGTKEPGSSISAATRNDNTKQKIERGTSRWQLKGKRKSRHLSNYRKQDSKNSLDVDDASDACLVGKVEYNNVGRSPSANDCNLLAKSKKFAESQVDGLSEWSKQVSYRKPNASELKTEMKQLLDDPLVPQKLLPYRQSRFAVHRYQMPEFYVRNHGANPLLYDVELEVKASYRPQHVPLVSLMSKLNGKAIVGHPLTVEIVEDGHCDSLLTRADSEPEGNEQCYVTGKHTAPSRTQAKQSKQSPSQPCFSPSRSPRMKKSGHLCKKIRKLSSLTGNRHQNQPKRMVQKSSDHVITCIPLKVVFSRINEAVSGLARPSHHALT